A section of the Sphaerodactylus townsendi isolate TG3544 linkage group LG11, MPM_Stown_v2.3, whole genome shotgun sequence genome encodes:
- the GBX1 gene encoding homeobox protein GBX-1, whose amino-acid sequence MQRPTGQGAAFSIDSLIGHSPPAPRSGPLLYTGYPMFMPYRPLVLPHGPLQTAAGLPPLAPLASFAGRLTNSFCASLGQGVPSMVALTTALPSFGEAPDGFYPAQELPAAAGRSSTEPPCRRRSAAEGLDLEELPAGRDKTPPEPPHHFPDPFPHLAEGKAYGSDDEKTAEAAGGGGSEREDDDSSAEAESDDEAGPDGAGGGGSGAPPGAKARAKRGSGGGVEAAGGGGGGAGAAAGGKSRRRRTAFTSEQLLELEKEFHCKKYLSLTERSQIAHALKLSEVQVKIWFQNRRAKWKRIKAGNVSGRAGEPVRNPKIVVPIPVHVNRFAVRSQHQPLEQAPRP is encoded by the exons atgcAGAGACCGACGGGGCAGGGCGCCGCCTTCTCCATTGACTCGCTCATCGGGCACTCCCCGCCGGCGCCGCGCTCCGGGCCCCTGCTCTACACCGGCTACCCGATGTTCATGCCCTACCGGCCGCTGGTGCTCCCCCACGGGCCGCTGCAGACAGCCGCGGGGCTGCCGCCGCTGGCACCGCTCGCCTCCTTCGCCGGACGCCTGACCAACTCCTTCTGCGCCAGCCTCGGCCAAGGCGTGCCGTCCATGGTGGCTCTCACCACGGCGCTGCCCAGCTTCGGCGAGGCCCCCGACGGCTTCTACCCGGCCCAGGAGCTGCCCGCCGCCGCCGGGCGCAGCAGTACCGAGCCGCCCTGCCGCCGACGGAGTGCGGCCGAAGGCCTGGACCTGGAGGAGCTGCCCGCCGGCCGGGACAAGACGCCCCCGGAGCCGCCCCACCACTTCCCGGACCCCTTCCCCCACCTGGCAG AGGGGAAGGCCTACGGCTCCGACGACGAGAAGACGGCGgaggcggcaggcggcggcggcagcgagCGCGAGGACGACGACAGCTCGGCGGAGGCGGAGAGCGACGACGAGGCGGGCCCCGACGGGGCGGGCGGCGGAGGCAGCGGGGCGCCGCCGGGGGCCAAGGCCAGGGCCAAGCGGGGCTCGGGCGGGGGCGTGGAggcggccggcggcggcggcggcggcgcgggggcggcggcggggggcaaGAGCCGTCGGCGGCGCACGGCCTTCACGAGCGAGCAGCTGCTGGAGCTGGAGAAGGAGTTCCACTGCAAGAAGTACCTGTCGCTGACGGAGCGCTCGCAGATCGCGCATGCGCTCAAGCTCAGCGAGGTGCAGGTCAAGATCTGGTTCCAGAACCGGCGCGCCAAGTGGAAGCGCATCAAAGCCGGCAACGTGAGCGGGCGCGCCGGAGAGCCCGTCCGCAACCCCAAGATCGTCGTGCCCATCCCCGTGCACGTCAACCGCTTCGCCGTGCGCAGCCAGCACCAGCCGCTCGAGCAGGCCCCGCGACCGTGa